Within the Kribbella aluminosa genome, the region GGACTGGCAGATCGCGACCGGGAACAGGTCCGCCCGCTTCAACGCGAAGTTCAGCGCGTGGAACGCCCCGAGACTGCACCCGGTCGTGATGATGTCCGCGCCGCCCGGCGAGTCCGTCCCGATCGTCGGCACCACCTGGTTCACGATCCAGGACTCGTACAGCTCGTGCCGTCGCGCGCGGAGCTCCAGCTGGATGCTCCGGTCCGACCAGCTGACGTGGTCGTACGAGTCCACGCAGTACAACTTCACCCGGCCCGCCTCGATCAGCGAAGCGACCGCGTCGACCATGCCGTTGTTCTCGTAGTCCCAGGCCCGCCCCTGCTCGCTCGGGAACACCAGCACCGGGCGGCCGAAGTGGCCGTACCGGATCAGCGTGCCGCGGCGGTCAAGCCCCGGCGCCTCCAACTCGACCTGCTCCCGTTCCATCGGCCCCACCCCAGGTCTGTCGCAGTAGTTCCGTCAGCTCAGGATCCAGTACATCCCGCCAGGCTGTGAAGTTGTGCATGTCGGGAGTTTCGTCGAGTACGACGGACAGCCCGAGCTCGGCCAGCTTCGCCGCCAGCACCCGGTTGTTGTGCACGTTCTCCTCGGTCGTCCCGGCCGTCATCGCGACAAGCGGCGTACTCGGCGCCGCGGCCGCCGTCAGCACCTGCTCCACGAACCCGGCGACCTGGGCGAAGCACTCGAACTTCGACTCCTGCGGATCGGTCTCCGGCGTGAAGAACGACCCCGACTGCAGGAACAGCCCGGAAAACGTGTTCGGAAAGTGCCATTCCGCATGCAGTGCCGCGAGCGCGCCGAGGCTCGCCCCCATCAGCACAGGCCGCCGGCTCCGGTACTGCGCCTGCACGGCCGGTACGACGTACTGCGTCAAACTTGAGGCGTACTGCGGATTCGCCGCGTACCAGAGGTTCCGCGACGTCGGCCGGAGCAGCGCCAGCCGGAACGGCGAGAGGCTGCCCGAGGCAACGAGAGCCCCCGCGTAGTGCGTGAGGCCGGCGTACGACGCGAACTCGGGGCCGTCGTGCGCCAGCAGCAACGGCAGCTCGAACCCGGGCGCGATCCCCTCCGGCGCCCACACCTGGACGTCGACGGGCCCGACCGGCGAGTCCACGGTCAGCGGCGTCAACGTCGACGGCAGCGGCGGTACGGCGATCCAGGCCGGCTCGACGTACCCGGGCAGCGGCAGCCACGAGTGGTCCCCGAACGCGCCGCCGACCACCCGCGGGTTGGTCGGATCGGTCCGCATGCCGAGGTCGGCGATGTCGAACAGGTATTCCATCCGGTGCACCGACGGCCGCGGCAGCCGCAGCTCCCAGCCGTAGCCGACCGGCTTGAACTCGAGCAGCTCCGCCGGAAGTCCCAGCTCCTGCCACAACCGGACGCCGGTGAACGCATGCGGAGCGTCACCGAGGCGGAACACCACCTCGGCCCCTTCGACCGCGCTCACGACACCAGGCATCCAACCAAGGTACCGGCGGAAACACTGACACAAGCTGTCAGCGATGGCTGTCTATCGTGGGAACGTGGTCGATCTCACCGACATCCGCGCCATCACCGCGGACCTCCCGCGCAGCTACGAGGTACTGGTCCGGGACCGGATCAAGTTCCGCGTCGGCCAGATCGTGT harbors:
- a CDS encoding esterase family protein, encoding MEREQVELEAPGLDRRGTLIRYGHFGRPVLVFPSEQGRAWDYENNGMVDAVASLIEAGRVKLYCVDSYDHVSWSDRSIQLELRARRHELYESWIVNQVVPTIGTDSPGGADIITTGCSLGAFHALNFALKRADLFPVAICQSGNYDAASWHAWGERGHATYFNNPADYLPGLSGDHLEWLRSRLFILLTVGQGDWETNPTGSLPSARATAALLEAKGIPHELDLWGYDVAHDWPWWRQQIAHHLPRFC
- a CDS encoding alpha/beta hydrolase, giving the protein MPGVVSAVEGAEVVFRLGDAPHAFTGVRLWQELGLPAELLEFKPVGYGWELRLPRPSVHRMEYLFDIADLGMRTDPTNPRVVGGAFGDHSWLPLPGYVEPAWIAVPPLPSTLTPLTVDSPVGPVDVQVWAPEGIAPGFELPLLLAHDGPEFASYAGLTHYAGALVASGSLSPFRLALLRPTSRNLWYAANPQYASSLTQYVVPAVQAQYRSRRPVLMGASLGALAALHAEWHFPNTFSGLFLQSGSFFTPETDPQESKFECFAQVAGFVEQVLTAAAAPSTPLVAMTAGTTEENVHNNRVLAAKLAELGLSVVLDETPDMHNFTAWRDVLDPELTELLRQTWGGADGTGAGRVGGAGA